In Candidatus Sulfurimonas marisnigri, a single genomic region encodes these proteins:
- a CDS encoding POTRA domain-containing protein: protein MKNKFIFFIFSSLLFVETLPLFFQGNHKIDERDLYGVINLYKPYFYEFYKEKPAAEPKTAMLLVQTIKNYYKSRGFFHTVVTYEESKESLYISISEKLPIVVADVAVVSKLDISSKIPFNQGDIFESSKFSKRT from the coding sequence GTGAAAAATAAGTTTATTTTTTTTATTTTCAGCTCACTTTTATTTGTAGAGACGCTTCCACTTTTTTTTCAAGGCAATCATAAAATTGATGAGCGTGATTTGTATGGCGTAATTAATCTTTATAAGCCATATTTCTATGAATTTTACAAAGAAAAACCTGCAGCAGAGCCAAAAACAGCGATGTTGCTTGTTCAAACTATTAAAAACTACTACAAAAGCAGAGGCTTTTTTCACACTGTTGTTACCTATGAAGAAAGCAAAGAGTCTTTGTATATAAGTATTAGTGAAAAACTTCCTATTGTGGTAGCCGATGTCGCAGTAGTATCAAAGCTTGATATTAGTTCAAAAATACCATTTAATCAGGGTGATATTTTTGAGAGTAGTAAGTTTTCAAAGAGGACTTAA
- a CDS encoding polysaccharide deacetylase family protein, protein MNLKITLFILLFFLTIPLFANSAVVFMYHRFGESKYPSTNITIEQFKYQLNYLQKNHYNVWPLSKVISYIKNKKTLPPKTVSLTIDDAYISTFTKAYSMLKSKSFPFTVFVSTNQVDSKSDSYMSWEQMREMQKNGSEFANHSLSHEFLLPKENESDESWKKWISAEIQGAEQRLKEELGADVNNQKLFSYPFGEYTMQTAELVRELGYIGITQTSGPVGEESDLMAITRFPMAEAFATSDGFKTKLNTVPMPIETIKPREPFIKENPPKLRIKLKEEVKNIGCYTSNGEAIKVNLISKTEFEISADKELKPPRDKYTCTAQAKDEKWYWHSHFWIVK, encoded by the coding sequence ATGAATTTAAAAATCACACTGTTTATATTACTTTTTTTTCTTACCATACCTCTATTTGCCAATAGTGCCGTTGTGTTTATGTACCATCGTTTTGGTGAGTCGAAATACCCATCCACCAACATTACCATTGAGCAATTCAAGTATCAGCTAAATTACCTACAAAAAAACCACTACAATGTCTGGCCGCTATCAAAAGTAATAAGCTATATAAAAAACAAAAAAACTCTCCCTCCAAAAACAGTTTCTCTTACAATAGATGACGCCTATATAAGCACTTTCACAAAAGCTTACTCTATGCTAAAAAGCAAAAGTTTTCCATTTACTGTTTTTGTTAGCACGAACCAGGTTGACAGCAAATCTGACTCTTACATGTCATGGGAGCAGATGAGAGAGATGCAAAAAAATGGTTCTGAGTTTGCTAACCACTCACTAAGTCATGAGTTTCTTCTCCCTAAAGAAAATGAGTCGGACGAGTCTTGGAAAAAGTGGATTTCTGCTGAGATACAGGGAGCAGAACAACGGCTTAAAGAGGAACTAGGAGCAGATGTGAACAACCAAAAACTATTCTCTTACCCTTTTGGGGAATACACAATGCAAACCGCAGAGTTGGTGAGAGAACTAGGCTACATTGGAATCACCCAAACATCAGGTCCAGTTGGTGAGGAGAGTGACTTAATGGCAATAACAAGATTTCCAATGGCAGAGGCATTTGCTACCTCAGATGGTTTTAAAACCAAGTTAAACACAGTGCCTATGCCAATAGAAACTATTAAGCCAAGAGAGCCATTTATAAAAGAGAACCCACCAAAATTACGTATAAAGTTAAAAGAAGAAGTTAAAAATATAGGGTGCTACACATCCAACGGAGAAGCCATAAAAGTAAATTTGATTTCAAAAACAGAGTTTGAAATCAGTGCAGATAAAGAGCTAAAACCGCCTAGAGATAAGTATACATGTACAGCTCAAGCCAAAGATGAAAAATGGTATTGGCACAGCCATTTTTGGATAGTTAAATAG